In a genomic window of Amycolatopsis japonica:
- a CDS encoding cytochrome P450, which produces MTDVEETTATLPLARKCPFSPPPEYETLREESPISRVGLPSGQTAWALTRLEDIREMLSSPHFSSDRRNPSFPLLVARPVRSEDDSFRPSLIGMDPPEHSQARRDVVGEFTVKRMKALQPRIQQIVDEHIDALLAGPKPADLVQALSLPVPSLVICELLGVPYADHDFFQSCSSRMLNREVSPEERQTAFEGLRNYLDDLVTKKEANATEDDLLGRQILKQRESGEADHGELVGLAFLLLIAGHETTANMISLGTVTLLENPDQLAKIKADPDKTLAAIEELLRVFTIAESATSRFATADVEIGGTLIRAGEGVIGLSNAGNHDPAGFENPDTFDIERGARHHVAFGFGVHQCLGQNLARLELQIVFDTLFRRVPGIRIAVPVDELPFKHDSTIYGLHALPVTW; this is translated from the coding sequence ATGACCGACGTCGAGGAAACCACCGCGACCTTGCCGCTGGCGCGTAAATGCCCGTTTTCGCCACCTCCCGAATACGAGACGCTTCGCGAGGAAAGTCCGATTTCCCGGGTCGGTCTCCCGTCCGGGCAAACGGCGTGGGCACTCACCCGGCTCGAGGACATCCGCGAAATGCTGAGCAGCCCGCATTTCAGCTCCGACCGGCGTAATCCGTCGTTCCCGCTGCTGGTGGCGCGCCCGGTCCGCTCGGAGGACGACTCGTTCCGCCCGTCCCTCATCGGAATGGATCCGCCGGAGCACAGCCAGGCCCGGCGCGACGTCGTCGGCGAATTCACGGTCAAACGCATGAAGGCGTTGCAGCCGCGGATCCAGCAGATCGTCGACGAGCATATCGACGCCCTGCTCGCCGGCCCCAAACCCGCCGACCTGGTCCAGGCACTTTCCCTTCCGGTTCCGTCGCTGGTGATCTGCGAACTGCTCGGCGTTCCCTATGCGGACCACGATTTCTTCCAGTCGTGCAGTTCCCGCATGCTCAACCGGGAGGTCAGCCCCGAAGAGCGGCAGACGGCGTTCGAGGGCCTCCGGAACTATCTCGACGACCTCGTCACCAAGAAGGAAGCGAACGCCACCGAGGACGATCTCCTCGGCCGTCAGATCCTGAAGCAGCGTGAATCGGGCGAAGCCGACCACGGCGAACTCGTCGGTTTGGCGTTCCTGCTGCTCATCGCCGGACACGAGACCACCGCGAACATGATCTCGCTCGGCACGGTGACCCTGCTGGAGAACCCGGATCAGCTGGCGAAGATCAAGGCGGATCCGGACAAGACCCTCGCCGCGATCGAAGAACTCCTGCGGGTGTTCACGATCGCCGAGTCGGCGACCTCGCGCTTCGCCACCGCGGACGTCGAGATCGGCGGCACGCTCATCCGCGCGGGTGAAGGCGTCATCGGCCTGAGCAACGCGGGCAACCACGATCCGGCCGGCTTCGAGAACCCGGACACCTTCGACATCGAGCGCGGCGCGCGGCATCACGTCGCCTTCGGATTCGGTGTGCACCAATGCCTCGGGCAGAACTTGGCGAGGTTGGAACTCCAGATCGTGTTCGATACGTTGTTCCGGCGAGTGCCGGGCATCCGGATCGCCGTACCGGTCGACGAACTGCCGTTCAAGCACGATTCGACGATCTACGGCCTCCACGCCCTGCCGGTCACCTGGTAG
- a CDS encoding ferredoxin: protein MKIIADTGKCVGAGQCVLTDPDLFDQNEDDGTVLLLNAEPEGEEAEENARTAVHICPGQALSLA from the coding sequence ATGAAGATCATCGCGGACACCGGGAAATGCGTCGGAGCGGGCCAGTGCGTGCTCACCGATCCCGATCTGTTCGACCAGAACGAGGACGACGGGACGGTCCTTCTGCTGAACGCCGAGCCCGAGGGCGAAGAAGCCGAGGAGAACGCGCGCACCGCCGTGCACATCTGCCCGGGGCAGGCCTTGTCGCTCGCGTGA
- a CDS encoding carbohydrate ABC transporter permease, with protein MKSRFGPGALTVATWVIAILFVFPLLWMILTAFKQEADAYTDPPRLLFTPTLDQFAGVLERGFLPYLSNSAFVTVVSTLFVLLLGIPAAYALSLAPVKGTSNALGFFLSTKMLPIVAAIIPLYVISQNTRLLDNVWALIILYTSMNLPLAIWMMRSFFLEVPHEMIEAGRIDGATLPTLLRKIIMPVVAPGVAATALICVIFSWTEFFYSVNLTAARAGTVPVFLVGFITSEGLYWAQLSAAALLASLPVMIVGWIAQNHLVRGLSMGAVK; from the coding sequence ATGAAAAGCCGTTTCGGCCCCGGCGCGCTGACGGTCGCGACCTGGGTGATCGCGATCCTGTTCGTGTTCCCGCTGCTGTGGATGATCCTCACGGCCTTCAAACAGGAGGCCGACGCCTACACCGATCCGCCTCGGCTGCTCTTCACCCCGACCCTCGACCAGTTCGCGGGCGTGCTCGAACGCGGCTTCCTGCCGTACCTGTCGAACTCGGCGTTCGTGACCGTCGTTTCGACGCTTTTCGTGCTGCTGCTGGGAATCCCGGCGGCGTACGCGCTCTCGCTGGCGCCGGTGAAGGGGACGAGCAACGCGCTCGGCTTCTTCCTGTCGACGAAGATGCTGCCGATCGTGGCGGCGATCATTCCGCTTTACGTGATCTCGCAGAACACCCGGCTGCTGGACAACGTGTGGGCGCTGATCATCCTGTACACCTCGATGAACCTGCCGCTGGCCATCTGGATGATGCGATCGTTCTTCCTGGAGGTGCCGCACGAGATGATCGAGGCGGGCCGGATCGACGGGGCGACGCTGCCGACCCTGCTGCGGAAGATCATCATGCCGGTCGTCGCGCCCGGGGTGGCCGCGACCGCGCTGATCTGCGTGATCTTCTCGTGGACCGAGTTCTTCTACTCGGTCAACCTCACCGCCGCGCGGGCCGGGACGGTGCCGGTGTTCCTGGTCGGCTTCATCACCAGCGAAGGCCTGTACTGGGCGCAGCTTTCCGCCGCCGCTCTGCTCGCGTCGCTGCCGGTGATGATCGTCGGCTGGATCGCGCAGAACCACCTGGTGCGCGGCCTTTCGATGGGCGCGGTCAAGTAA
- a CDS encoding carbohydrate ABC transporter permease has translation MATISAPARPEPAHAKKAAPKRGTDTPFKRRLPLLPALLFVVAVTQLPFVLTVFYSFQSWNLVRPGSRHFVGLQNYIDVFADSTFLGALLNTVVLTVVCVFFSLLLGLGLAILLDRKFLGRGVVRTLLITPFLILPAAGALLWKTTMFDPTYGLLHFVFGTDVDWLSEFPLAAVMAQVVWQWTPFMMLLILAGLQSQPKDVLEAASVDGAGRWRTFTAITLPHLSRFLQLATLLGAIYIVNSFDAIFLMTQGGPGTASTNLPFYIYQRAFQGFDIGQSSAMGVIVVILTMIVATFALRLMFRTFSVQGGAK, from the coding sequence ATGGCCACGATCTCCGCTCCTGCTCGCCCAGAGCCCGCCCATGCGAAGAAGGCGGCTCCGAAACGCGGCACCGACACCCCGTTCAAACGACGGCTGCCGCTCCTGCCGGCGCTGCTGTTCGTCGTCGCCGTGACGCAGTTGCCGTTCGTGCTGACGGTGTTCTATTCGTTCCAGTCGTGGAACCTGGTGCGGCCGGGTTCGCGGCATTTCGTGGGGCTGCAGAACTACATCGACGTCTTCGCCGACTCGACGTTCCTCGGGGCGTTGCTGAACACCGTCGTGCTCACGGTGGTGTGCGTGTTCTTCTCGTTGCTGCTCGGGCTGGGGCTGGCGATCCTGCTGGACCGCAAGTTCCTCGGCCGCGGGGTGGTCCGGACCCTGCTGATCACGCCGTTCCTCATCCTGCCCGCGGCGGGCGCGCTGCTGTGGAAGACGACGATGTTCGACCCGACGTACGGGTTGCTGCACTTCGTTTTCGGCACCGACGTCGACTGGCTGTCGGAGTTCCCGCTGGCCGCCGTGATGGCGCAGGTCGTCTGGCAGTGGACGCCGTTCATGATGCTGCTGATCCTGGCCGGGCTGCAGAGCCAGCCGAAGGATGTGCTGGAGGCCGCGTCGGTCGACGGCGCCGGCCGCTGGCGGACGTTCACCGCGATCACGCTGCCGCATCTGAGCCGGTTCCTGCAGCTGGCGACGTTGCTGGGCGCGATCTACATCGTGAACAGTTTCGACGCGATCTTCCTGATGACACAAGGCGGCCCGGGGACGGCCAGCACGAACCTGCCGTTCTACATCTATCAGCGGGCGTTCCAAGGTTTCGACATCGGGCAGTCGTCCGCGATGGGCGTGATCGTCGTGATCCTGACGATGATCGTCGCGACCTTCGCGCTGCGGCTGATGTTCCGCACGTTCTCGGTACAGGGAGGCGCGAAATGA
- a CDS encoding ABC transporter substrate-binding protein, translated as MRKAAALLSVLLLTLTGCAGAGALGTGDRTLVVAIVANPQMKDAIELSGEFEKANPGVSLKFVSLPENQARAKITASTATEGGEFDVVMISNYEAPQWAANGWLEDLGPHIAANPSYDADDFIPSIKESLSHNGSMYAVPFYGESSFLAYRKDLFEQAGITMPAKPTWTQIAEYAAKLDDKAKGIAGICLRGKPGWGESLAPFTTVANTFGAQWFDKDWNAKLTSPEFKAAAEFYVNLVRNHGEVGASSAGFSECGTRYTQGQAAMWYDATVMAGTNEDPSASKVVGKSGYAPAPVEKTQASGWLYTWALAIPKVAKDKEAAFKFMAWMTDKAYVQRVAKEFGDWNRVPPGVRKSTYDIPQYREAAKAYAQPTLDGIADADQRKAMANPVPYPGIQFVGIPEFQDLGTRVSQQLSAAIAGQITVDEALKQSQEYAQTVGKSYQEVQ; from the coding sequence GTGCGTAAAGCAGCCGCTCTGCTCTCGGTACTCCTGCTGACCCTCACCGGGTGCGCCGGTGCGGGGGCGCTCGGGACCGGTGACCGGACGCTCGTCGTCGCGATCGTCGCGAACCCGCAGATGAAGGACGCCATCGAGCTTTCCGGCGAGTTCGAGAAGGCGAATCCCGGCGTCAGCCTCAAATTCGTGTCGCTGCCGGAGAACCAGGCACGCGCGAAGATCACCGCGTCGACGGCCACCGAGGGCGGCGAATTCGACGTCGTCATGATCAGCAACTACGAGGCGCCGCAATGGGCCGCGAACGGCTGGCTCGAAGACCTCGGCCCGCATATCGCGGCGAATCCGTCCTACGACGCGGACGACTTCATCCCGAGTATCAAGGAATCCTTGTCGCACAACGGGTCCATGTACGCGGTGCCGTTCTACGGCGAATCGTCGTTCCTGGCCTACCGGAAGGATCTGTTCGAACAGGCCGGGATCACCATGCCCGCCAAGCCGACGTGGACGCAGATCGCCGAGTACGCCGCGAAACTGGACGACAAGGCCAAGGGCATCGCGGGGATCTGCCTGCGCGGCAAGCCCGGCTGGGGTGAGAGCCTCGCGCCGTTCACCACGGTCGCCAACACCTTCGGCGCACAATGGTTCGACAAGGACTGGAACGCGAAGCTGACCAGTCCCGAGTTCAAGGCGGCCGCCGAGTTCTACGTGAACCTCGTGCGGAACCACGGCGAGGTCGGCGCGTCGAGCGCGGGCTTCTCCGAATGCGGCACGCGGTACACCCAGGGCCAGGCCGCGATGTGGTACGACGCCACGGTCATGGCGGGTACGAACGAGGACCCGTCGGCCAGCAAGGTCGTCGGGAAGTCCGGCTACGCCCCGGCGCCGGTGGAGAAGACGCAGGCGAGCGGCTGGCTCTACACCTGGGCTTTGGCGATCCCCAAGGTCGCCAAGGACAAGGAAGCCGCCTTCAAGTTCATGGCCTGGATGACCGACAAGGCCTACGTGCAGCGGGTCGCGAAGGAGTTCGGCGACTGGAACCGTGTCCCGCCGGGCGTGCGGAAATCGACCTACGACATCCCGCAGTACCGCGAGGCCGCCAAGGCCTACGCGCAGCCGACGCTGGACGGCATCGCGGACGCCGACCAGCGCAAGGCGATGGCGAATCCGGTGCCCTATCCCGGGATCCAGTTCGTCGGTATCCCCGAGTTCCAGGATCTCGGCACGCGGGTGAGCCAGCAGCTTTCGGCGGCGATCGCGGGCCAGATCACCGTGGACGAAGCGCTCAAGCAGTCGCAGGAGTACGCGCAGACCGTCGGCAAGTCGTATCAGGAGGTGCAGTGA
- a CDS encoding zinc-dependent alcohol dehydrogenase family protein, giving the protein MRAAIVDKPGEIRVGEVPDPKPGDRQVVVKVGACGICGTDLHIADGHFPPTPYPIVPGHEFAGEIVELGADVPGGWKIGDRVAVDPSLFCGYCKPCRSGRGNLCENWNATGDTVNGAFAEYVAVPSANCYRMPDTMTWEQGALVEPVSCAVHGVRRIGVEAGERFLVVGAGTMGLIMQQLLQRAGAHVTVVDRNTSRLGRAMDLGAVAVAGDVKDLDDEKFDAAADCTGAAPAIEAAFDSLQRGGRLLVFGVAPAEARVALSPFRIYNDEITVVGSMAVMNSFGAALDLVADGAVDTAALLTDTLPLEQYPDALALMRSGAGLKVQVIPGGEGA; this is encoded by the coding sequence ATGCGTGCCGCGATCGTGGACAAGCCCGGGGAGATCAGGGTCGGCGAGGTACCCGACCCGAAACCGGGGGATCGCCAGGTCGTCGTCAAGGTGGGTGCCTGCGGGATCTGCGGGACCGACCTCCACATCGCCGACGGGCATTTCCCGCCGACGCCCTATCCGATCGTCCCCGGCCACGAATTCGCCGGCGAGATCGTCGAACTCGGCGCGGACGTGCCGGGTGGCTGGAAGATCGGCGACCGGGTGGCCGTCGACCCGTCGCTGTTCTGCGGCTACTGCAAGCCCTGCCGGTCGGGCCGCGGCAACCTCTGCGAGAACTGGAACGCGACCGGCGACACCGTGAACGGAGCTTTCGCCGAGTACGTCGCCGTTCCCTCCGCGAACTGCTACCGCATGCCGGACACGATGACCTGGGAACAGGGCGCCCTCGTCGAGCCGGTCTCCTGCGCGGTGCACGGCGTGCGCCGGATCGGGGTCGAGGCGGGGGAGCGGTTCCTCGTCGTCGGCGCGGGCACGATGGGGTTGATCATGCAGCAGTTGCTGCAGCGCGCGGGCGCCCACGTCACGGTGGTCGACCGCAACACCTCCCGCCTCGGCCGGGCCATGGACCTCGGCGCGGTCGCGGTCGCGGGTGACGTGAAGGACCTGGACGACGAGAAGTTCGACGCCGCCGCGGACTGCACCGGCGCCGCACCCGCCATCGAAGCCGCTTTCGACTCGCTTCAGCGCGGAGGCCGTCTGCTGGTCTTCGGGGTCGCGCCCGCCGAAGCCCGCGTCGCGCTTTCGCCGTTCCGGATCTACAACGACGAGATCACCGTCGTCGGCTCGATGGCCGTCATGAACAGCTTCGGTGCCGCGCTCGACCTGGTCGCCGACGGCGCCGTCGACACCGCCGCGCTGCTCACCGACACCCTTCCGCTGGAGCAGTATCCCGACGCTCTCGCCCTCATGCGCAGCGGCGCCGGCCTGAAGGTGCAGGTAATACCGGGAGGCGAAGGTGCGTAA
- a CDS encoding sugar-binding transcriptional regulator, giving the protein MSARKQGPGLVESLRLAAVARRFYEQGASKLEIAEEFGISRFKVARMLDTARESGIVKVEFHLPAPVDLVLSEEIRAAYRLDRVLVLERAPEPESREVARRKIGTLAARLLAEIVTPGDVLGLSWARSVNAMTDAIESLPKCPIVQLCGVQAGMDMRDRSVETVSRVASVSGGAPYPIFGPLVLPDRRTTETLRRQPGIAETFGQFKNLTKAVVSIGAWKPEESTVYDALDEAERSAIAKRGAKAEVSARLFDADGNPMSTGLAHHVLAISAEELLAVPEVIALGYTEPKAEAIDAVLRSGMVSTLITDAAAAVPLLRLAEARPLP; this is encoded by the coding sequence ATGAGCGCTCGTAAGCAGGGTCCCGGCCTGGTTGAATCGCTACGCCTGGCAGCGGTGGCCCGGCGCTTCTACGAACAGGGCGCCTCGAAACTCGAGATCGCCGAAGAGTTCGGGATCAGCCGGTTCAAGGTCGCGCGAATGCTGGACACGGCCAGGGAAAGCGGCATCGTCAAGGTCGAGTTCCACCTGCCCGCGCCGGTCGATCTCGTGCTGTCCGAGGAGATCCGCGCCGCGTACCGGCTGGACCGGGTGCTGGTGCTCGAACGAGCGCCGGAACCGGAATCCCGCGAGGTGGCCCGGCGCAAGATCGGCACGCTCGCCGCCCGGCTCCTGGCCGAAATCGTCACTCCAGGCGACGTCCTCGGCCTTTCTTGGGCACGTTCGGTGAACGCGATGACCGACGCGATCGAGTCGCTGCCGAAATGCCCGATCGTGCAACTGTGCGGCGTACAGGCGGGGATGGACATGCGCGACCGGTCGGTGGAGACGGTCAGCCGGGTCGCCTCCGTCTCGGGTGGCGCGCCGTACCCGATCTTCGGCCCGCTCGTCCTCCCCGACCGCCGCACCACCGAAACGCTGCGCAGGCAGCCGGGTATCGCGGAGACCTTCGGGCAGTTCAAGAACCTGACCAAGGCCGTCGTCAGCATCGGCGCGTGGAAACCCGAAGAGTCGACGGTGTACGACGCGCTCGACGAGGCCGAACGGAGCGCGATCGCGAAACGCGGCGCCAAGGCCGAGGTCTCGGCCCGCCTGTTCGACGCCGACGGCAACCCGATGTCCACCGGGCTGGCCCACCACGTGCTGGCCATCAGCGCCGAGGAACTCCTCGCCGTCCCCGAGGTGATCGCGCTGGGCTACACGGAACCGAAGGCCGAAGCGATAGACGCCGTCCTGCGCTCCGGCATGGTCTCGACCCTGATCACCGACGCCGCCGCGGCCGTCCCGCTACTCCGGCTGGCCGAAGCCCGCCCGCTCCCCTGA